Proteins from a genomic interval of Cognatishimia sp. WU-CL00825:
- a CDS encoding VOC family protein — protein sequence MSFTPYIFFNGNCSEAIDFYADVFGADNVLKMPFSEAPPEVGLPAIDDRLMHAQIDVGDTTLMCSDNPEGMEHPAQTGIAVAHQTKSVAEAKTKFEKLLDGGEVTMPFEATFFSSGFGMCKDKFGTHWMIMVDDEA from the coding sequence ATGTCGTTCACACCCTATATCTTTTTTAACGGAAACTGCTCTGAGGCGATTGATTTCTACGCAGATGTCTTTGGCGCGGATAATGTTTTGAAAATGCCTTTTTCAGAGGCCCCGCCCGAGGTAGGCCTGCCTGCTATTGATGACCGGTTGATGCACGCACAAATCGATGTTGGCGACACAACGCTGATGTGCAGTGACAACCCCGAAGGCATGGAACACCCAGCGCAGACCGGCATCGCAGTTGCCCACCAAACCAAATCCGTAGCCGAAGCGAAAACCAAATTCGAAAAGCTATTAGACGGCGGAGAAGTCACTATGCCTTTTGAAGCCACATTCTTCTCTTCAGGCTTTGGCATGTGCAAAGACAAATTTGGCACCCATTGGATGATCATGGTGGACGACGAAGCCTAA
- the trpA gene encoding tryptophan synthase subunit alpha has product MTRIDAKFAELKAANKKAFVSYVMAGDPSYDVSLEVVKGLPAAGVDIIELGLPFTDPMADGPTIQLAGQRALGAGMTLQRTLDLATEFRKTDDTTPIVLMGYYNPIYNRGVEKFLVDAKAAGIDGLIVVDLPPEEDEELCIPAQAAGLNFIRLATPTTDDKRLPKVLQNTSGFVYYVSINGITGSAEAQATNVGPEVARIKASTDLPIIVGFGINTPEKAENIASVADGAVVGSAIVSQIAAGKPVAEILDFVKSLADGAHRG; this is encoded by the coding sequence ATGACACGCATCGATGCCAAATTTGCCGAATTGAAAGCCGCCAACAAAAAGGCATTTGTGTCCTATGTCATGGCCGGTGACCCCAGTTATGACGTGTCGCTAGAAGTGGTCAAAGGTCTGCCTGCCGCTGGCGTTGATATCATCGAGCTTGGCCTGCCTTTCACGGACCCCATGGCAGATGGGCCAACCATCCAGCTTGCCGGGCAACGCGCCCTTGGCGCAGGCATGACCTTGCAGCGCACCTTGGATCTGGCAACAGAATTCCGCAAAACAGATGACACAACACCGATTGTTCTGATGGGCTATTACAACCCGATTTATAATCGCGGCGTCGAAAAATTCCTGGTCGACGCCAAAGCTGCGGGCATTGATGGTTTGATTGTTGTGGATCTGCCACCCGAAGAAGACGAAGAGCTGTGCATTCCCGCCCAGGCCGCAGGCCTGAACTTTATCCGTCTTGCCACCCCAACAACCGACGACAAACGCCTGCCCAAAGTGCTGCAAAACACCTCTGGCTTTGTCTACTATGTCTCTATTAATGGCATCACCGGCTCTGCCGAAGCCCAAGCCACCAATGTTGGCCCCGAGGTCGCGCGCATCAAAGCATCTACCGATCTGCCAATCATTGTGGGCTTTGGCATCAACACGCCCGAGAAAGCTGAAAACATCGCCTCTGTCGCAGATGGCGCAGTTGTTGGCTCGGCCATCGTCAGCCAAATCGCAGCAGGCAAACCGGTAGCCGAAATACTAGATTTCGTGAAATCCCTAGCAGATGGCGCGCATCGAGGGTAA
- a CDS encoding 4a-hydroxytetrahydrobiopterin dehydratase — MTQTECVPCAEGSGVLSDDMVQEGLAGLPGWAVRETTIFKRFEFKGFAKATQMANLVAWHSDKMGHHADISFGWGYCEVVYTSHEAGGLTENDFLCAMRLEALVG; from the coding sequence ATGACCCAAACAGAATGTGTGCCTTGCGCAGAAGGCAGCGGCGTTTTAAGTGATGACATGGTGCAAGAAGGATTGGCTGGATTGCCGGGCTGGGCGGTGCGCGAGACAACTATTTTTAAGCGGTTCGAATTTAAGGGCTTTGCCAAGGCCACACAGATGGCAAACCTGGTGGCCTGGCATTCTGACAAAATGGGCCATCACGCTGATATCAGCTTTGGCTGGGGCTATTGTGAGGTGGTTTATACCAGCCACGAGGCCGGTGGATTGACCGAAAACGACTTTCTGTGCGCGATGCGGTTGGAGGCTTTGGTTGGGTGA
- the phhA gene encoding phenylalanine 4-monooxygenase, whose translation MPKSTKYSAKTPDASGYIAYSAAEDAVWRDLYAAQQGPVQAHMAKPYLKGLATLNMPKDKVPQCPDISAVLMRETGWKVDPVPALIGFKTFFGMLADRTFPAASFIRSREDFDYIEEPDIFHEIFGHTPLLTDSRFAGFSHAIGLAGLKAQKQDYSWLIRLYWFTIEFGLTREAGKLKALGSGLASSKTELPHAVLSGAPVLRPFDVIDILRTPYRIDIHQPVYFVIENLDDLFAAADRDLMADIKHAQAKGLFDPLYPPIEKKAS comes from the coding sequence ATGCCAAAATCAACAAAGTATTCAGCAAAGACCCCGGATGCATCTGGGTATATCGCCTATAGCGCTGCGGAAGACGCGGTGTGGCGAGATCTTTATGCCGCCCAACAGGGGCCGGTGCAGGCCCATATGGCCAAACCCTATCTGAAAGGCTTGGCTACCTTGAACATGCCCAAAGACAAGGTGCCGCAATGCCCGGACATTTCCGCGGTACTGATGCGCGAAACCGGTTGGAAAGTGGACCCGGTGCCCGCGCTGATTGGGTTTAAAACCTTTTTTGGCATGCTCGCAGATCGGACGTTTCCGGCGGCCTCGTTTATCCGCTCGCGCGAGGATTTTGATTACATCGAAGAACCGGATATTTTTCACGAAATATTTGGGCACACACCGTTGCTGACAGATTCGCGGTTTGCAGGGTTTTCCCATGCGATTGGTCTGGCAGGTTTAAAGGCGCAAAAACAAGACTATAGTTGGCTGATCCGGCTGTATTGGTTCACCATTGAATTTGGTCTGACCCGAGAGGCTGGCAAGCTTAAGGCGCTTGGGTCAGGTCTGGCATCTTCTAAAACCGAGTTGCCGCATGCGGTTTTATCTGGCGCGCCAGTGCTGCGGCCCTTTGATGTCATAGATATTTTGCGCACGCCTTACCGGATTGATATTCATCAGCCTGTGTATTTTGTCATCGAAAATTTGGATGATCTTTTTGCAGCGGCAGATCGTGATCTGATGGCCGATATCAAACACGCTCAGGCCAAAGGGCTGTTTGACCCCCTGTATCCCCCAATTGAAAAGAAAGCGTCTTAA
- a CDS encoding Lrp/AsnC family transcriptional regulator, which translates to MPQLEQKDREILRVLQTDGKISLQALAEKVNLSSSPCWRRVKRMEEAGLIDRYVAILNPRALGLHAQAYMHVSLLDHTEATIEAFDRFVQNEPQIIECASITGSDDYMLKVVAEGPEALETFIMQRVLRLGLVRSSHTNFVLRRTKSSSALPV; encoded by the coding sequence ATGCCCCAACTTGAACAGAAAGACCGTGAAATTTTGCGGGTACTACAAACGGACGGAAAAATCAGCCTTCAAGCGCTTGCAGAAAAAGTCAACCTGAGCTCGTCCCCGTGCTGGCGCCGCGTCAAACGCATGGAGGAAGCGGGATTAATCGACCGCTATGTCGCCATATTGAACCCCCGCGCCCTTGGCTTGCACGCCCAGGCCTATATGCACGTCAGCCTGCTGGATCATACCGAAGCCACCATCGAGGCCTTTGACCGCTTTGTACAAAACGAACCGCAGATCATCGAATGCGCGTCTATTACCGGCTCTGACGATTATATGCTCAAGGTTGTTGCAGAGGGGCCCGAGGCACTGGAAACCTTTATTATGCAACGGGTTTTGCGTCTGGGGCTGGTGCGTAGCTCACATACGAATTTTGTTTTGCGCAGGACCAAATCGAGTTCGGCGTTGCCGGTGTGA
- a CDS encoding alpha-hydroxy acid oxidase, translated as MPVITCIDDLKRIYERRVPRMFYDYAESGSWTEQTFRENTSDFEKIYLRQRVAKDMTGRSTHSQMLGQDVALPVALAPVGLTGMQSADGEIKAAKAAEKFGVPYALSTMSICSIEDVASHTNKPFWLQVYTLKDDDFMQRLFDRAKAAKCSAAVITVDLQLLGQRHKDLKNGLSAPPKLTVKSMANLATKIPWGLQMLGTKRRFFGNIVGHAKGVSDPASLSTWFAEAADQALDWDRIRVFRKMWDGPLIIKGIIDPRDAIQAVNVGADAIIVSNHGGRQLDGALSSIRALPAILDAVGDKIEVHIDSGIRSGQDVLKAIAMGAKAAHIGRAYIYGLGAMGEAGVTKTLELMHKEFDTSMGLCGCRTVDQLSRDILMVPKGFEGDWQD; from the coding sequence ATGCCAGTCATCACCTGCATTGACGATTTAAAGAGAATCTACGAACGCCGTGTCCCACGAATGTTTTATGACTACGCGGAATCCGGCAGTTGGACCGAGCAAACCTTCCGCGAGAACACCTCAGATTTTGAAAAGATCTATCTGCGCCAACGTGTAGCAAAGGACATGACGGGTCGCAGCACGCACTCTCAGATGCTTGGCCAAGATGTCGCCCTACCCGTGGCGCTTGCGCCCGTTGGGTTGACCGGCATGCAATCTGCAGACGGTGAAATCAAAGCCGCAAAAGCCGCTGAAAAATTCGGCGTGCCCTATGCGCTTTCAACCATGTCGATATGCTCGATCGAAGATGTCGCCAGCCATACAAACAAGCCGTTTTGGCTTCAGGTCTATACGCTCAAAGACGATGACTTCATGCAACGTCTGTTTGACCGCGCCAAAGCCGCGAAATGTTCGGCGGCGGTTATCACCGTGGATCTGCAGCTTTTGGGTCAACGCCACAAAGATCTTAAAAACGGCCTATCCGCTCCGCCAAAACTGACCGTGAAATCCATGGCCAACCTTGCAACCAAGATTCCATGGGGGCTGCAAATGCTGGGCACAAAACGGCGCTTTTTTGGCAATATTGTTGGACATGCCAAGGGTGTCAGCGATCCGGCCTCGCTCAGCACATGGTTTGCCGAAGCCGCCGATCAGGCGCTTGACTGGGATCGTATTCGGGTGTTTCGCAAAATGTGGGACGGCCCGCTCATCATCAAGGGCATCATTGATCCACGCGACGCGATCCAAGCCGTGAATGTCGGCGCAGACGCCATAATCGTTTCCAACCATGGAGGCCGCCAATTGGACGGCGCTCTCAGCTCGATCCGGGCACTGCCTGCCATTTTGGACGCAGTTGGCGACAAGATCGAAGTTCATATCGACTCTGGCATCCGCTCTGGACAAGACGTTCTAAAAGCCATTGCCATGGGGGCCAAGGCCGCCCATATCGGCCGCGCCTATATCTATGGGCTTGGGGCCATGGGCGAAGCTGGCGTCACCAAAACCCTCGAGCTGATGCACAAAGAGTTTGATACCTCTATGGGACTGTGTGGCTGCAGAACTGTGGATCAGCTCAGCCGCGATATTTTGATGGTTCCCAAGGGCTTTGAGGGCGACTGGCAAGACTAA
- a CDS encoding 50S ribosomal protein L25/general stress protein Ctc, with amino-acid sequence MAGQIPDLHAEVRTGTGKGAARQARRDGMVPGVVYGGDAEPLAINIPFNVLLKKLKQGRFLSTLFNLKVEGEEDVRVICRNVQRHTVKDLPTHLDLLRLRRTSKINLFIPVEFINDEEAPGIKKGGVLTVVRNEVELRVTAGDIPEKLVFDLTGKDIGDTITISQIELPAGAKSTIDRDFVIANLSAPSSLRSADDEDDADAAEADAPEAEAAAEDA; translated from the coding sequence ATGGCTGGACAGATCCCTGATCTACACGCCGAAGTCCGTACGGGGACAGGCAAGGGCGCCGCTCGTCAGGCACGTCGCGATGGCATGGTTCCTGGTGTTGTATACGGCGGCGACGCTGAACCACTGGCAATCAACATCCCTTTCAACGTTCTGTTGAAAAAACTGAAGCAAGGCCGCTTCTTGTCAACGCTTTTCAACCTCAAAGTTGAAGGCGAAGAAGATGTACGTGTGATCTGCCGTAACGTGCAGCGCCACACTGTAAAAGACCTGCCAACACACCTCGACCTGCTGCGCCTGCGCCGCACATCGAAAATCAACCTGTTTATTCCGGTTGAATTCATCAACGACGAAGAAGCACCTGGCATCAAAAAAGGTGGCGTTCTGACCGTTGTACGTAACGAAGTTGAGCTGCGTGTGACTGCGGGCGATATCCCAGAGAAGCTGGTATTTGACCTGACAGGCAAAGACATTGGCGACACCATCACCATCTCGCAGATCGAACTGCCAGCTGGTGCCAAGTCGACAATCGACCGTGACTTTGTCATCGCGAACCTCTCTGCACCTTCCAGCCTGCGTTCTGCAGATGACGAAGATGATGCGGATGCGGCAGAAGCAGATGCACCAGAAGCAGAAGCAGCGGCAGAAGACGCATAA